In Halorubrum sp. PV6, a single window of DNA contains:
- the sucC gene encoding ADP-forming succinate--CoA ligase subunit beta — translation MKLHEHQAKTIFADAGIPVPDSRLATTVDEALDAVDEIGYPAAIKAQVHVGGRGKAGGIKIATDRDEAEQYAEEILGMDLKGYTVDQVLVEAGVDFVDELYVGVTMDRGEGKPVLMVSTEGGVNIEEVAEENPDAIAREHVDPAFGLHPYQARKVVYEAGVDADVALDVASILSTLYDLYEENDASEIEVNPVMITSDRDVIAADAVMNIDEDALFRQPDLAEMAEASYEDDLERKAGEYGFDYVRLSGNVGIIGNGAGLVMTTLDLVDYYGGAPANFLDIGGGAKAERVTQALDMVFSDDNVDAVVFNIFGGITRGDEVAKGINEALEQFDEIPKKVVVRLAGTNAKEGMEILNTDLVEVEKTLEDAVQRAVANADEVTQ, via the coding sequence ATGAAACTACACGAACATCAAGCGAAGACTATCTTCGCCGACGCCGGGATCCCGGTCCCGGACTCCCGGCTCGCGACGACCGTCGACGAGGCGCTCGACGCGGTCGACGAGATCGGCTATCCAGCCGCGATCAAAGCGCAGGTCCACGTGGGGGGGCGCGGGAAGGCCGGCGGGATCAAGATCGCGACCGACCGCGACGAGGCCGAGCAGTACGCCGAGGAGATCCTGGGGATGGATCTGAAAGGGTACACCGTCGATCAGGTCCTCGTCGAGGCGGGCGTCGACTTCGTGGACGAGCTGTACGTCGGCGTCACGATGGACCGCGGCGAGGGCAAGCCCGTCCTGATGGTCTCGACCGAGGGCGGCGTCAACATCGAGGAGGTCGCCGAGGAGAACCCCGACGCCATCGCGCGCGAACACGTCGACCCCGCGTTCGGCCTCCACCCGTATCAGGCCCGGAAGGTCGTCTACGAGGCCGGCGTCGACGCCGACGTCGCGCTCGACGTGGCCTCGATCCTCTCGACGCTCTACGATCTGTACGAGGAGAACGACGCCTCCGAGATCGAGGTCAACCCGGTCATGATCACGAGCGACCGCGACGTGATCGCCGCGGACGCCGTGATGAACATCGACGAGGACGCGCTGTTCCGCCAGCCCGACCTCGCCGAGATGGCCGAGGCGTCCTACGAGGACGACCTCGAACGCAAGGCCGGCGAGTACGGCTTCGACTACGTCCGCCTCTCCGGAAACGTCGGCATCATCGGCAACGGCGCCGGACTCGTGATGACGACGCTCGATCTGGTCGACTACTACGGCGGCGCGCCCGCCAACTTCCTCGACATCGGCGGCGGCGCGAAGGCCGAGCGCGTCACGCAGGCGCTCGACATGGTGTTTTCCGACGACAACGTCGACGCCGTCGTCTTCAACATCTTCGGCGGGATCACCCGCGGCGACGAGGTCGCCAAGGGGATCAACGAGGCCTTAGAGCAGTTCGACGAGATCCCGAAGAAGGTGGTCGTCCGACTCGCCGGCACGAACGCCAAGGAGGGCATGGAGATCCTGAACACGGACCTCGTGGAAGTCGAGAAGACGCTGGAGGATGCGGTCCAGCGTGCGGTCGCGAACGCTGATGAGGTGACCCAATGA
- a CDS encoding ACT domain-containing protein, whose protein sequence is MDPSEFLRDGRVSVSDETYAVCLTDREYPDAFATVRDADEPTVVVDQRRVDDATASSVEPGWARLTFEMDLPFELVGFLGVVASALAEVDVSVFVISAYATDHVFVKRTDLPAAVERLEELGCVVAD, encoded by the coding sequence ATGGATCCGAGCGAGTTCCTTCGAGACGGGCGCGTCAGCGTCTCCGACGAGACGTACGCCGTGTGCCTGACCGACCGCGAGTACCCCGACGCGTTCGCGACGGTTCGCGACGCGGACGAACCGACGGTGGTCGTCGATCAGCGGCGGGTCGACGACGCGACCGCGAGCAGCGTCGAACCGGGGTGGGCGCGGCTGACCTTCGAGATGGACCTCCCCTTCGAGCTCGTCGGGTTCTTGGGAGTGGTCGCGTCGGCGCTCGCCGAGGTCGATGTCTCCGTGTTCGTCATCTCCGCGTACGCGACCGACCACGTGTTCGTCAAGCGGACCGACCTGCCGGCCGCCGTCGAGCGGTTGGAAGAATTGGGCTGTGTCGTCGCCGACTGA
- a CDS encoding DUF4382 domain-containing protein produces the protein MTDRSQTPSDERSPDGRGDGFRRREFVALGAGASAAMLAGCAGDSGTGQSDGSDGSDGSDDSDGTDGSDGSDDLASTTGSFRLLISDAPADIADFDRLDVTLDEARVFESGGDGEDDEGDETDDETGNETAEADATNETDSTNQTDDAAGDTEDDEEGEDDSDRGFTVVSLDGVTVDLTQVIEDDAIAVFDGEIPVGSYEKIELSVTTVEGIVDGESVAVKLPSEKLQITNGFEVTAEEPVSFVFDINVVKRGPKNGYILKPVISGSGVAGRDVEVNEVGDETGEEEDEEDEDEDGEDEDGDGTGDESTAGGNQTDTGSGGNETDGSTNETES, from the coding sequence ATGACAGACCGATCACAGACGCCGAGCGACGAGCGTTCACCGGACGGCCGCGGCGACGGGTTCAGACGGCGGGAGTTCGTCGCGCTCGGCGCGGGCGCGAGCGCAGCGATGCTCGCCGGGTGTGCCGGCGATAGCGGAACTGGCCAGTCGGACGGCTCTGACGGCTCCGACGGCTCCGACGACTCGGACGGGACCGACGGCTCCGATGGCTCCGACGACTTAGCGAGTACCACCGGCAGTTTCCGACTGCTCATCAGCGACGCCCCGGCCGACATCGCCGACTTCGACCGGCTCGACGTTACCCTCGACGAGGCGCGGGTCTTCGAATCCGGTGGCGACGGTGAGGACGACGAGGGTGACGAAACAGACGACGAGACTGGCAACGAAACCGCGGAGGCCGATGCCACGAACGAGACCGATTCCACAAACCAGACCGACGACGCGGCCGGCGACACGGAGGACGACGAGGAGGGCGAGGACGACTCCGACCGCGGCTTCACCGTCGTCAGCCTCGACGGCGTGACGGTCGACCTGACGCAGGTGATCGAAGACGACGCAATCGCCGTGTTCGACGGCGAGATCCCGGTCGGGAGCTACGAGAAGATCGAACTCTCGGTCACGACGGTCGAGGGGATCGTCGACGGCGAGTCGGTTGCGGTCAAACTCCCCAGCGAGAAGCTCCAGATCACGAACGGCTTCGAGGTGACGGCCGAGGAGCCGGTGAGCTTCGTGTTCGACATCAACGTCGTCAAGCGCGGCCCGAAGAACGGCTACATCCTCAAACCCGTCATCTCCGGGAGCGGTGTCGCCGGACGCGACGTCGAGGTGAACGAGGTCGGCGATGAAACTGGAGAGGAAGAGGACGAAGAGGACGAAGACGAAGATGGGGAAGACGAGGACGGCGACGGCACCGGCGACGAGTCGACCGCGGGCGGTAATCAGACCGACACCGGATCTGGCGGCAACGAGACCGACGGCTCGACAAACGAAACTGAGAGCTAA
- a CDS encoding BolA family protein, translated as MTIDPSTIADLIEAGIPDAVARVTTPRVHNDEDEDAHFAAWVVSPAFEGQSLVDQHQRVYDAVGDHMTRSVHALEIKTYTPEEYAEHGDGGLDEDLRDAGLFPVDEA; from the coding sequence ATGACCATCGACCCGTCGACTATCGCCGATCTCATCGAAGCGGGGATTCCGGACGCCGTCGCCCGCGTGACGACGCCGCGCGTCCACAACGACGAGGACGAGGACGCCCACTTCGCGGCGTGGGTCGTCTCGCCCGCCTTCGAGGGACAGTCGCTCGTCGACCAACACCAGCGCGTGTACGACGCGGTCGGCGACCACATGACCCGGTCGGTCCACGCGCTAGAGATCAAGACGTACACGCCCGAGGAGTACGCGGAACACGGAGACGGTGGCCTCGACGAGGACCTCCGCGACGCGGGATTGTTCCCGGTCGACGAGGCGTAG
- a CDS encoding class II fumarate hydratase, translated as MSEDYRTEEDSLGEMQVPAEAYWGAQTQRAVENFPISGIGMSRRFVRALGVVKKAAAQANRDLGLLDDDTAEAIVAAADEVIAGDHDDQFPVDVFQTGSGTSSNMNANEVIANRAAEIAGAEIGDRVVHPNDHVNYGQSSNDVIPTAMHVAALEAVEKDLVPALETLHAELEAKETAFDGVVKTGRTHLQDATPIRLGQEFSGYRTQAAKGIERAERAQSNLRELALGGTAVGTGLNTHPDFPELAAEYISDETGTTFREADNHFEAQAAHDAMADAHGALRTIAGSMNKMANDLRLLASGPRNGLGEVEQPENQPGSSIMPGKINPVVAETVNQVHKQVVGNDAAISAGAARGEIDLNLYKPVIAHNFLESAKLLSNAAETFGERFVAKLEANEEFCETRVEQSMALATALNPAIGYDKASKVAKTALKEDKSVREAAVEAGYLTEDEADEVLDPEAMTHRVILGDEE; from the coding sequence ATGAGCGAAGACTACCGCACGGAGGAGGACAGCCTCGGAGAGATGCAGGTGCCGGCGGAGGCGTACTGGGGCGCACAGACTCAGCGCGCCGTCGAGAACTTCCCCATCTCGGGGATCGGCATGAGCCGGCGATTCGTCCGTGCGCTCGGTGTCGTGAAGAAGGCGGCCGCGCAGGCCAACCGCGATCTGGGCCTCCTCGACGACGACACCGCGGAGGCGATCGTCGCCGCCGCGGACGAGGTGATCGCCGGCGATCACGACGACCAGTTCCCGGTCGATGTGTTCCAGACCGGCTCCGGCACCTCCTCGAACATGAACGCCAACGAGGTCATCGCCAACCGCGCCGCCGAGATCGCCGGCGCCGAGATCGGCGACCGCGTCGTCCACCCGAACGACCACGTCAACTACGGGCAGTCCTCGAACGACGTGATCCCGACCGCGATGCACGTCGCCGCGCTCGAAGCCGTCGAGAAGGATCTGGTTCCCGCGCTCGAAACGCTCCACGCCGAGTTAGAGGCGAAGGAGACCGCGTTCGACGGCGTCGTCAAGACGGGCCGCACGCACCTCCAGGACGCGACGCCGATCCGCCTCGGGCAGGAGTTCAGCGGCTACCGGACGCAGGCCGCGAAGGGCATCGAACGCGCCGAGCGCGCCCAGTCGAACCTCCGCGAGCTCGCGCTCGGCGGCACCGCGGTCGGCACCGGGCTCAACACCCACCCCGACTTCCCGGAACTGGCCGCGGAGTACATCTCCGACGAGACCGGGACGACGTTCCGCGAGGCCGACAACCACTTCGAGGCGCAGGCGGCCCACGACGCGATGGCGGACGCACACGGGGCGCTCCGCACCATCGCGGGCAGCATGAACAAGATGGCCAACGACCTGCGGCTGCTCGCCTCCGGCCCGCGCAACGGGCTCGGCGAGGTCGAACAGCCGGAGAACCAGCCCGGCTCCTCGATCATGCCCGGCAAGATCAACCCCGTCGTCGCCGAGACCGTGAACCAGGTCCACAAGCAGGTCGTCGGCAACGACGCCGCGATATCGGCCGGCGCCGCCCGCGGCGAGATCGACCTGAACCTTTATAAACCCGTCATCGCGCACAACTTCCTCGAATCCGCCAAGCTGCTCTCGAACGCCGCCGAGACGTTCGGCGAGCGCTTCGTCGCGAAGTTGGAGGCCAACGAGGAGTTCTGCGAGACGCGCGTCGAGCAGTCGATGGCGCTCGCGACCGCGCTGAACCCCGCGATCGGCTACGACAAAGCGTCGAAGGTCGCGAAGACGGCCTTAAAAGAGGACAAGAGCGTGCGGGAGGCCGCCGTCGAGGCCGGCTACCTCACCGAAGACGAGGCCGACGAGGTGCTCGACCCCGAAGCGATGACCCACCGCGTCATCCTCGGCGACGAGGAGTAA
- the sucD gene encoding succinate--CoA ligase subunit alpha produces the protein MSIFVDDDTRVVVQGITGGEGKFHAGQMMEYGTNVVAGAVPGKGGQEVDGVPVYDTVDEAVEAEDANASVIFVPPAFAGDAIFESLDTDLDLAVAITEGIPTQDMAKVNKRLSETDTRLLGPNCPGIITPGEAKLGILPGNIFSEGNVGLVSRSGTLTYQVVDNLTERGIGQTTAIGIGGDPIIGTSFIDALDAFESDPDTDAVVMCGEIGGEDEEQAARFIGEHMDTPVTGFIAGRTAPPGKRMGHAGAIVSGSGTGTAQSKIDALNDAGVPVGDTPEEVADHVEDFL, from the coding sequence ATGAGCATTTTCGTCGACGACGACACGCGCGTCGTGGTACAGGGTATCACCGGCGGGGAAGGGAAGTTCCACGCCGGCCAGATGATGGAGTACGGGACCAACGTCGTCGCCGGCGCGGTTCCCGGCAAGGGCGGCCAAGAGGTCGACGGCGTGCCCGTCTACGACACCGTCGACGAGGCGGTCGAGGCGGAGGACGCGAACGCCTCGGTCATCTTCGTGCCGCCGGCGTTCGCCGGCGACGCCATCTTCGAGTCGCTGGACACGGATCTCGATCTGGCAGTCGCGATCACCGAGGGAATCCCGACCCAGGACATGGCGAAGGTGAACAAGCGCCTGAGCGAGACCGACACCCGGCTCCTCGGCCCGAACTGCCCCGGCATCATCACGCCCGGTGAGGCGAAACTCGGCATCCTCCCCGGCAACATCTTCTCCGAGGGGAACGTCGGCCTCGTCTCCCGGTCCGGCACGCTCACCTACCAGGTCGTCGACAACCTCACCGAGCGCGGCATCGGTCAGACGACCGCCATCGGCATCGGCGGCGACCCGATCATCGGCACGTCGTTCATCGACGCCCTCGACGCGTTCGAGTCCGACCCCGACACCGACGCCGTCGTGATGTGCGGCGAGATCGGCGGCGAGGACGAAGAGCAGGCCGCCCGCTTCATCGGCGAGCACATGGACACGCCGGTCACCGGCTTCATCGCCGGCCGCACGGCCCCGCCGGGCAAGCGCATGGGCCACGCAGGCGCCATCGTCTCCGGCTCCGGCACGGGCACCGCACAGTCGAAGAT